One Alligator mississippiensis isolate rAllMis1 chromosome 1, rAllMis1, whole genome shotgun sequence genomic window carries:
- the STMN4 gene encoding stathmin-4 isoform X3, with protein sequence MTLAAYKEKMKELPLVSLFCSCFLSDPLNKPAYKYEADTVDLTWCVISDMEVIELNKRTSGQSFEVILKPPSFDGIPEFNASLPRRRDPSLEEIQKKLEAAEERRKYQEAELLKHLAEKREHEREVIQKAIEENNNFIKMAKEKLAQKMESNKENREAHLAAMLERLQEKDKHAEEVRKNKELKEEASR encoded by the exons ATGACTCTGGCTG CCTACAAGGAGAAGATGAAGGAGCTGCCCCTCGTCTCGCtgttctgctcctgcttcctgtcAGACCCCTTGAACAAGCCGGCGTATAAATACGAAG cagACACCGTCGACCTCACCTGGTGCGTCATCTCGGACATGGAGGTCATCGAGCTGAACAAGCGCACCTCGGGCCAGTCCTTCGAGGTCATCCTCAAGCCCCCGTCCTTCGACGGGATCCCTGAGTTCAACGCCTCCCTGCCCCGGCGGCGCGACCCCTCCCTGGAGGAGATCCAGAAGAAGCTGGAGGCCGCGGAGGAGCGGCGAAAG TACCAGGAAGCGGAGCTCTTGAAGCACCTGGCGGAGAAGCGGGAGCACGAGCGGGAGGTCATCCAGAAGGCCATCGAGGAGAACAACAACTTCATCAAGATGGCCAAGGAGAAGCTGGCGCAGAAGATGGAGTCCAACAAAGAGAACCGGGAGGCTCACTTAGCGGCCATGCTGGAGCGCCTGCAGGAGAAG GACAAACACGCGGAAGAGGTGCGGAAAAACAAGGAGCTCAAGGAAGAGGCCTCGAGGTAA
- the STMN4 gene encoding stathmin-4 isoform X4 — protein sequence MTLAAYKEKMKELPLVSLFCSCFLSDPLNKPAYKYEDTVDLTWCVISDMEVIELNKRTSGQSFEVILKPPSFDGIPEFNASLPRRRDPSLEEIQKKLEAAEERRKYQEAELLKHLAEKREHEREVIQKAIEENNNFIKMAKEKLAQKMESNKENREAHLAAMLERLQEKDKHAEEVRKNKELKEEASR from the exons ATGACTCTGGCTG CCTACAAGGAGAAGATGAAGGAGCTGCCCCTCGTCTCGCtgttctgctcctgcttcctgtcAGACCCCTTGAACAAGCCGGCGTATAAATACGAAG ACACCGTCGACCTCACCTGGTGCGTCATCTCGGACATGGAGGTCATCGAGCTGAACAAGCGCACCTCGGGCCAGTCCTTCGAGGTCATCCTCAAGCCCCCGTCCTTCGACGGGATCCCTGAGTTCAACGCCTCCCTGCCCCGGCGGCGCGACCCCTCCCTGGAGGAGATCCAGAAGAAGCTGGAGGCCGCGGAGGAGCGGCGAAAG TACCAGGAAGCGGAGCTCTTGAAGCACCTGGCGGAGAAGCGGGAGCACGAGCGGGAGGTCATCCAGAAGGCCATCGAGGAGAACAACAACTTCATCAAGATGGCCAAGGAGAAGCTGGCGCAGAAGATGGAGTCCAACAAAGAGAACCGGGAGGCTCACTTAGCGGCCATGCTGGAGCGCCTGCAGGAGAAG GACAAACACGCGGAAGAGGTGCGGAAAAACAAGGAGCTCAAGGAAGAGGCCTCGAGGTAA
- the LOC102567479 gene encoding zinc finger protein 91, translating to MAPRHGSNLAQHQRIQLIHLGQKPHQCPKCGESFNVSCYLTNLQLMHTGEKPHRCSRCGKSFTCPSHLAQHQLIHTGEKLHQCSECGKSFAQSSHLTQHRLIHTGEKLHQCSECGKSFTQSSHLTQHRFIHTGEKPHLCPECGKSFSLSSNLTKHRLIHTGQKPHRCSRCGKSFTRSSHLARHQRVHTGEKPHQCCVCGKRFAYFSSLTQHSRIHTGEKPHECLECGKSFTKSSNLTQHCLVHTGEKLHQCSECGKSFLQSSTLAWHQRVHMGEKPHQCSEGGKGFNLSSSLTKHQFMHMEEKPHQCSECGKLFIRSSNLAQHQFIHVGDNPLRCLECGKIFIRSSKLAQHRLIHTQEKPHQCVECGKSFSNSSTLTKHQLIHTGEKPHQCLECGKSFTRFSNLTKHRLMHTGEKPHECLECGKSFIRSSNLTKHRLVHTGEKRYRCSECGKSFIESSNLTKHRLIHMQEKPQQCTECGKSFNLSSSLTNLQLMHTGEKPHQCVECGKSFTRSSNLTKHRLMHTGEKPHQCSECGKIFIRSSNLTKHRLMHTAKIPHQCLECGKSFTRSSTLTKHRLMHTGEKPHQCLECGKIFIRSSNLTQHQLIHTGEKPHRCLECGKSFTESSILSKHHLMHMQEKPPQCS from the coding sequence ATGGCTCCACGGCATggctccaacctggcccagcaccagcgtatccagcTTATCCACCTGGggcagaagccacatcagtgcccgAAGTGTGGCGAGAGCTTCAACGTGTCCTGCTACCTGACCAACCTCCAGCTCAtgcacaccggggagaagccacatcggtgctctcggtgtgggaagagcttcacctgcccctcccacctggcccagcaccagctcatccacaccggggagaagctACACCAGTGCTctgagtgcgggaagagcttcgcccagtcctcccacctgacccagcACCGGCtcatccacaccggggagaagctACACCAGTGCTctgagtgcgggaagagcttcacccagtcctcccacctgacccagcACCGGTtcatccacaccggggagaagccacatctgtgcccagagtgtgggaagagcttcagcctgTCCTCCAACCTGACCAAACACCGCCTCATCCACACAGGgcagaagccacatcggtgctctcggtgtgggaagagcttcacacgatcctcccacctggcccggcaccagcgtgtccacaccggggagaagccacatcagtgctgtgtgtgtgggaagaggttcgCCTACTTCTCCAGCCTGACCCAACACAGCCgtatccacactggggagaagccacatgagtgcttggagtgtgggaagagcttcaccaaatCCTCCAATCTGACCCAACACTGCcttgtccacacaggggagaagctacatcagtgctcagagtgtgggaagagcttcctcCAGTCCTCCACTCTGGCCTGGCATCAGCGTGTCCAcatgggggaaaagccacatcagtgctcggaggGCGGGAAGGGCTTCAACCTGTCCTCCTCCCTGACCAAACACCAGTTCATGCACATggaggagaagccacatcagtgctcagagtgtggaaaGCTCTTCATCCGAtcctccaacctggcccagcaccagttTATCCACGTCGGGGACAATCCACTTcggtgcttggagtgtgggaagatcTTCATCCGATCCTCCAAACTGGCCCAGCACCGACTCATTCACACgcaggagaagccacatcagtgcgtggagtgtgggaagagcttcagcaaCTCCTCCACCCTGACCaaacaccagctcatccacaccggggagaagccacatcagtgccttgagtgtgggaagagcttcacacgATTCTCCAACCTGACCAAGCACCGGCTCAtgcacaccggggagaagccacatgagtgcttggagtgtgggaagagcttcatccgATCCTCCAACCTCACCAAGCACCGGCTCGTGCACACTGGTGAGAAACGATATCGGTGCTcggagtgcgggaagagcttcattgAATCCTCCAACCTGACCAAACACCGGCTCATCCACATGCAGGAGAagccacagcagtgcacagagtgtgggaagagcttcaaccTGTCCTCCTCCCTGACCAACCTCCAGCTCAtgcacaccggggagaagccgcaTCAGTGCGTGGAGTGTGGCAAGAGCTTCACGCGATCCTCCAACCTGACCAAGCACCGGCTCAtgcacaccggggagaagccgcatcagtgctcagagtgtgggaagatcTTCATCCGATCCTCCAACCTGACCAAACACCGGCTCATGCACACAGCGAAAATaccacatcagtgcttggagtgtggcaAGAGCTTCACGCGATCCTCCACCCTGACCAAGCACCGGCTCAtgcacaccggggagaagccgcatcagtgcttggagtgcgGGAAGATCTTCATCCGATCCTCCAACCTGACCcaacaccagctcatccacacgggcgagaagccacatcggtgcttgGAGTGTGGCAAGAGCTTCACTGAATCCTCCATCCTGAGCAAACACCACCTCATGCACATGCAGGAGAAGCCACCTCAGTGCTCATAG
- the STMN4 gene encoding stathmin-4 isoform X1: MTLAAYKEKMKELPLVSLFCSCFLSDPLNKPAYKYEADTVDLTWCVISDMEVIELNKRTSGQSFEVILKPPSFDGIPEFNASLPRRRDPSLEEIQKKLEAAEERRKYQEAELLKHLAEKREHEREVIQKAIEENNNFIKMAKEKLAQKMESNKENREAHLAAMLERLQEKPQPHIGDKEPESVKICLRPAPLAASSPCLHASPQNTSLKKGACTQKLAKKNLCQLFELISD, from the exons ATGACTCTGGCTG CCTACAAGGAGAAGATGAAGGAGCTGCCCCTCGTCTCGCtgttctgctcctgcttcctgtcAGACCCCTTGAACAAGCCGGCGTATAAATACGAAG cagACACCGTCGACCTCACCTGGTGCGTCATCTCGGACATGGAGGTCATCGAGCTGAACAAGCGCACCTCGGGCCAGTCCTTCGAGGTCATCCTCAAGCCCCCGTCCTTCGACGGGATCCCTGAGTTCAACGCCTCCCTGCCCCGGCGGCGCGACCCCTCCCTGGAGGAGATCCAGAAGAAGCTGGAGGCCGCGGAGGAGCGGCGAAAG TACCAGGAAGCGGAGCTCTTGAAGCACCTGGCGGAGAAGCGGGAGCACGAGCGGGAGGTCATCCAGAAGGCCATCGAGGAGAACAACAACTTCATCAAGATGGCCAAGGAGAAGCTGGCGCAGAAGATGGAGTCCAACAAAGAGAACCGGGAGGCTCACTTAGCGGCCATGCTGGAGCGCCTGCAGGAGAAG cctcagcctcataTCGGCGACAAAGAGccggagagcgtgaagatctgcCTTCGCCCTGCTCCCCTGGCAGCTTCCAGTCCATGCCTCCATGCCAGCCCCCAAAAcaccagcctgaagaagggtgcttgtacccaaaaacttgcaaagaagaatttgtgCCAGCTATTTGAGTTGATATCAGATTGA
- the STMN4 gene encoding stathmin-4 isoform X2 — MTLAAYKEKMKELPLVSLFCSCFLSDPLNKPAYKYEDTVDLTWCVISDMEVIELNKRTSGQSFEVILKPPSFDGIPEFNASLPRRRDPSLEEIQKKLEAAEERRKYQEAELLKHLAEKREHEREVIQKAIEENNNFIKMAKEKLAQKMESNKENREAHLAAMLERLQEKPQPHIGDKEPESVKICLRPAPLAASSPCLHASPQNTSLKKGACTQKLAKKNLCQLFELISD, encoded by the exons ATGACTCTGGCTG CCTACAAGGAGAAGATGAAGGAGCTGCCCCTCGTCTCGCtgttctgctcctgcttcctgtcAGACCCCTTGAACAAGCCGGCGTATAAATACGAAG ACACCGTCGACCTCACCTGGTGCGTCATCTCGGACATGGAGGTCATCGAGCTGAACAAGCGCACCTCGGGCCAGTCCTTCGAGGTCATCCTCAAGCCCCCGTCCTTCGACGGGATCCCTGAGTTCAACGCCTCCCTGCCCCGGCGGCGCGACCCCTCCCTGGAGGAGATCCAGAAGAAGCTGGAGGCCGCGGAGGAGCGGCGAAAG TACCAGGAAGCGGAGCTCTTGAAGCACCTGGCGGAGAAGCGGGAGCACGAGCGGGAGGTCATCCAGAAGGCCATCGAGGAGAACAACAACTTCATCAAGATGGCCAAGGAGAAGCTGGCGCAGAAGATGGAGTCCAACAAAGAGAACCGGGAGGCTCACTTAGCGGCCATGCTGGAGCGCCTGCAGGAGAAG cctcagcctcataTCGGCGACAAAGAGccggagagcgtgaagatctgcCTTCGCCCTGCTCCCCTGGCAGCTTCCAGTCCATGCCTCCATGCCAGCCCCCAAAAcaccagcctgaagaagggtgcttgtacccaaaaacttgcaaagaagaatttgtgCCAGCTATTTGAGTTGATATCAGATTGA